The nucleotide sequence ATGACCCAGAGGTCGATCTCGTGCGCCCGCATCAGCGGCAGCAGATGCCGCCGCATCTTCTCCGCCTTGACGTCCCACTCCCGCTCGGTCCGCTCGCGGATGAGTGTCGGCGAGAGCTGCTCGCCCACGGTCGCCGCAGCCTGGGCGCCGGCGGCGGGCGTACCGGCCGCCGATATGCCGTTGGCGTGCCTGCCGGTCGCCGGCACCCCCCCGGCCGCCCCGACATCGGCCAGCGACCCCGCCACACAGGCGGCCAGGGCCAGCCCGCCGAAACTCGCGATCCGGTTCGCCCAACCTCTCGGCGAAGTCCCGACGCCACAACCGACCCTGGGGCTCATGGGCTACTCCGCTTTCTCTGCACGACTCGCAACGAACGCCCTGTGCTCGGGGGTTCCGACGCCCTTCTGCACCTCCGCCAAGGCGCCGGCGAGGTCCCCCTTCAGCAACGCGGTTTCCCCGGCATTCATTACTCCGAGTAGGTGATCCGGTAGATCGCCCCGGCCGTGTCGTCGCTGACCAGCAGCGCGCCGTCCGGCATCACCTGCACGTCGACCGGGCGCCCCCACCACGTATTGTCCTCCTCCAGCCAGCCCTCGGAGAACACTTCGTAGTCGGTCACCTGATCGCCGTCGAGCTTCGCCACGGTCAGGCGATAACCGGTGTGGCCCGCCTCCGGAGTCCGGTTCCACGAACCGTGCTCGGCGATGAAGATCTGGTTGCGGTACTCGGCGGGGAACATGTCGCCGGTATAGAACCGCATGCCGAGCGAGGCGACGTGCGGGCCCAGCTTCCGAGCCGGCGGGCGGAACTCGCTGCACGGCCGGGTGTCGAACTCGGGATCCTGGATGTCGCCCTGGTGGCAGAACGGGAAGCCGAAGTGCAGGCCGGGCTCCGGCGCGTGGTGCAGCGTGTCGGCCGGCTGCGTGTCGCCCAGGCGATCGCGGCCGTTGTTGGTGAACCAGAGCTCGTCGGTCTCGGGGTGCCAGGCGAAGCCGACCGTGTTGCGGATGCCGTGCGCGTAGATCCGCAGGTCGCTCCCGTCCGCGTTCATGCTGTTGATGGTGGAGTAGATCGGCGTGGTCGCCTCGTGGTCGCAGACGTTGCACGGCGCGCCGACCGGCACGTAGAGGCGGCCGTCGGGACCGAAGGCGATGAACTTCCAGCCGTGCGCCCGGTCGGTCGGGAACTCGTCGTTGACCACCACGGGCTCAGGCGGCGACTCGAGGTGCGCCTCGATGTCGTCGTAGCGCAGGACGCGGTTGACCTCAGCGACGTAAAGGTCGCCGTCGCGGAAGGCGACGCCGTTCGGCATGTTGAGTCCGCTGTCGAGCGTCAGCACGCGGTCGGCCTTC is from Acidobacteriota bacterium and encodes:
- a CDS encoding sorbosone dehydrogenase family protein, which gives rise to MNTRYLPIPFALALASIAAAPLAAQDRAPQLDKLTLPDGFSIEVYAPDVPNARQMSLSPDGTLFVSTRRLGNVYAVRDDDGDQKADRVLTLDSGLNMPNGVAFRDGDLYVAEVNRVLRYDDIEAHLESPPEPVVVNDEFPTDRAHGWKFIAFGPDGRLYVPVGAPCNVCDHEATTPIYSTINSMNADGSDLRIYAHGIRNTVGFAWHPETDELWFTNNGRDRLGDTQPADTLHHAPEPGLHFGFPFCHQGDIQDPEFDTRPCSEFRPPARKLGPHVASLGMRFYTGDMFPAEYRNQIFIAEHGSWNRTPEAGHTGYRLTVAKLDGDQVTDYEVFSEGWLEEDNTWWGRPVDVQVMPDGALLVSDDTAGAIYRITYSE